One part of the Drosophila teissieri strain GT53w chromosome 3R, Prin_Dtei_1.1, whole genome shotgun sequence genome encodes these proteins:
- the LOC122621515 gene encoding uncharacterized protein LOC122621515 has translation MEVLWLLLLVSYLSATRGDGNCTTCDAWVDRAVCGFNNRCYTSFKSSCELEMINCKLPDAYKFKETAFYGHCFRSTVQKCKAFVLLEQLNKKDKSVEMFA, from the exons ATGGAGGTTCTTTGGCTGCTTCTCTTGG TATCCTATCTGAGTGCAACGCGGGGCGATGGCAACTGCACCACCTGCGATGCGTGGGTCGATCGTGCGGTGTGTGGCTTCAATAACAGATGCTACACCAGTTTCAAGAGCTCCTGCGAACTGGAAATGATCAATTGCAAGCTACCGGATGCGTACA AGTTCAAGGAAACAGCCTTTTATGGACACTGCTTCAGATCCACGGTGCAAAAGTGCAAAGCCTTCGTTTTGCTAGAGCAGCTGAACAAAAAGGACAAGTCCGTTGAAATGTTCGCCTAG